AATATTCTCTAAGATAGTGGTTTCCAGAATCTCCTGTATTTAGCTCTAGTTCtaaatggggaaaaaagctaAAACTAAATTTTGAGACTGACAGGGTTTGCTAAGAATTGCCTTGACTGCAAGCTCCTCAGGACTGGGGCTGTCTCTCATTACTAGCACTGTGTTGatgttatataaaaataataattagatgTAAACATGTAAAGACTATCTCTGAAATCCTTTCAAGAGCAAAGAAAGTTCTCATTGAAAATCTGCAAATGGAGAATTTTGCGtgatactgcaatacaaataataaatagtattttGACATGTTTTATTGTCATCTTGAGATTTCAGACTTAaaacattgagatgaatgggacagTTCATATCcatcagagctattgtttcaggctgtctgtggATTGAGGACAGCACTGCATTGGTTTTCATTTGATTCATGTTTAGAAGGTTTCCTTGCAGCCTTGCATAGGAGctagaaacaattttaaaaataaatatccaaagcagtggttgtcaaccaggggtttgtgtacccctgggggtacgcagaagtCTTGCAGGGGgtacattaactcatctagacatttacctagttttacaacaggctacataaaaagcactagtgaagttagtacaaattaaaatttcatacagacaatgacttgtttatattgctctatatactatacactgaaatgtaagtgcaatatttatattccagttgatttattttatagttatatggtaaaaatgagaaagtaaacaatttttcagtaatagaatgctgtgacacttttgtatttttatgtctgattttgtaagcaagtagtttttaagtgaggtgaaacttgggggtacacgaGACAAATCAGAcccacttctgaaaggggtacagtagtctggaaagattgaaagCCACTCTTGTAGGGCACTGTTGGTGCTGCAGACAAATAAAAAAGCGAGCTAATTTTAAGTCCCAAtagacattttttgggggggaggagatcCATCGAACACTTCTTAAATGGGCAGGAATTGTCagggtgtctttctaaaagcaatattaaattttccttttggtttataacaaaaatgtatttctaaATATACTGGATATATTGACTGCtaaactttaatttaaatcagcagTGGGTTAGAattaggactgtcgattaatcgcagttaactcacgcgattaactcaaaaaaattaatagcgattaaaaaaagtaatcgcaattaattacactgttaaacaatagaataccaactgaaatttatgaaatattttggatgtttttctacattttcacgtATATctctttcaattacaacacagaatacaaagtgtacagtgctcactttattatttttattacaaatatttgcactgtaaaaataataaacaaaagaaatagtattttttcaattaatctcatacaagtactgtagtgcagtctctttatcatgaaagtgaaacttaaaaatgtaggtttttttgttacataactgcactcaaaaacaaaacaatgtaaaactttagagactacaagtccactcagtcctacttcttgttcagccggtcgctaagagaaataagtttgtttacatttatgggagataatgctgcccacttcttaattacaatgtcacctgaaagtgagaacaggcattcacatggcactattgtagctggcatcacaaaatatttatgtgccagatgcgctaaagattcatatgcctcttcatgcatCGGCCATagttccagaggacgtgcttccatgctgatgacgcttgttaaaaaaataattcattaattaaatttgtgactgaactccttgggggagaattgtgtgtctcctgctctgttttacctgcattctgccatatatttcatgttatagcagtctcggatgatgacccagcatatgttgttcattttaagaacactttcacagcaaatttgacaaaatgcaaagaaggtacccatGTGAAATtgctaaagatagctacagcacccgacctaagatttaagaatctgaagtgccttcaaaaatctgagagggacaaggtatggagcatgctttcagaagtcctaaaagagcaacactctgatgcggaaactacagaacccaaaccaccacaaaagaaaatcaaccttctgctggtggcatctcactcatgatgatgaaaatgaacatgcgttggtctacactgctttggatggttatcaagcCGAACTCGTCATtggcatggacgcatgtcccctggaatggtggttgaagcatgaagggacatatgaatctttagtgcatccagcgtgtaaatatcttgcgacactagctacaacagtgccatgcaaacgcctgttctcactttcaggtgacattgcaattaagaagcaagcagcattatcttctgcaaatgtaagaAAACATGTTTGTCTGAACGTTTGGCTGAaccagaagtaggactgagtggacttgtaggctctaaagttttacgttgttttattttttaatgcagggcttttttgtacataattctacttttgtaagttcaactttcatgataaagagattgcactacagtacttgtattaggtgaattgaaaaatactatttcttttgttttttacggtgcaaatatttggaatcaaaaataaagtgagcactgtacactttgtattctgtgttgtaattgaaatcaatatatttgaaaacgtagaaaatgACCAAAAATATTTAGATGGTAATCTATTATcgtttaacagtacgattaatcgtgattaattttttttaattgcttgacagccctagttagaaTACAAGATGGTTTAAAAatgagttgggggggtggggaggggatatCATAAAAACTTCCCCTAATCATGATTGTGGAAATCCTATTCAAAATTGCTAATGGTAggttcctgcaaacacttacatgagTCAAGttgcttgtgtgtgtatgtagccCTCTTTGAGTTCTATGGGACTATTCAGAAGAATAAAGTTAGTTACCCgcttaaatgtttgcagggaTCAGCCCTAATGCTGTATATAAAAGCTTCAGTTGTTCATTTTTCAGTATCAGTTGTTGGGAAACTGTTCCAAAAAGATGTTTCAAAAACATCTGTTACTGTATCACCTTTAAGGATTTAATAAAAAGGaatttcaatctttttttctttttggcagaCCACCAGATATAGAACTGCTGAAAGAGGGGCAAAGGTACAGCTGAATCAATTATTCTTACATTTAACGTACAGTATTCACAGTTGGAAAGGGAAGCCTTTGATTTCCTGTTTTGCTGCAATATATAATGTACCATTATTGCAGACCACACAAAGAATATTTGCCTTGTTTAGCTTTTTCCTTTGTGATGCTAAAAAGAGTATTTGATCTGTATGATTTAGTGTACAGCTGCTCGTAGCCTGTAACTCTTAATTGAAGCTGTTGAAACCTGACACAAACGCAATGTTTGTACTCTGCATATTTTGTACCATCGATCCTTTATAAAGTAAATGGTACCAATTATATGTGTTGAAAGCTTCTGTGAGTCTTAATATAAAACATTTATATCTGAAATATATAAATCCTACCACTCTTTGTTTGCTTCCACCTCTTTGTCAGTTCtgtaaattgtgatttttttttttcatgttttcctcTACAGCATTTGGCCATTAGGGGGCAAACTCGCATATTCCTGCAAAAACAAGTAATCTGCTATCCCCTTGTTCTTAATCAGCATACTGTATTTCATTCATATAATGGAAAAATGTGGCTTAAAATGCCTGTATTCACTCTAGAATTTTAAAGTGCTAAAATTTGGCAGCATAAGTCTGACCTTGTgctctttttttcttctaaattttgtaaaagcaaatatattttgttttttcttttcctccctaCCCCTCATTTGCAACATAAGATGCCTGCTGTATAGTATCTGCAGTAGTCATCTTGATTACTAAACACTAAAACTctttacatttgaaatttttttcttaGAAAACAAATCTTATTTAGATCCCTTAGTAAGGGTCTAATTCttaatgttaaataaaataatacaccTTTGCTAGAACAAAATTATTTGTTCATTCTTAAAATATATGCTATTCAAAATCATCTAGTTTGCAAATGCTATTATAACTGAAGTCTGTCCTGTGTTTTAATGATAGTCTATTTCTTCTGTAACAGTGGCCAGTCTGGGGAAGAAGTAAAACTACATGATGAAGTCATTAAAGTCTCAGATATTGAAAATCCTAAGACATCAGCAAGCCAGTGTGACTCTGCTTCCCATGGCACATACAGTGACAGCAGCAGTGATACTGAACAAGAATTTGTTTCCTCTATTCTACCAGAAAATCGATCAAATGCAACCAGTCTGGTGCAACTATTGCACAAAAAATGTATACTCAAAAAGAAGCCTGGTCAAAATATAAACTCCACGCATAGGGATGGAGACCATAGAGTGATAAATGTCACCGAACAATTAAGTGAGTGCAAATTAGATATCCAGGAAAAAAAGAGTTCTTGTTCTGTTACTGGCATTTCTTCAGACATTATTATATCAGAAAACTTAAAAAATCCAGAAAACTATGAAAGTAGGTGTAATGGTTCACAAGTAGTTTTGCTAGGTGTGAGCAAAGAGGGGGCAGAACAACTCAAAAAAATACTTGCTAAATCAAAGCAGCATATCAAACCTGAAATGAGTGCACCAGTTGATTCCCTTACTGCTACACGTAATGTGTTAGATGTGCTTAAGCAGACTTTTATTGAATGGAGAACTGAAGAAACTTACAAGTTTCTCTGTGGATCCAGCTATGCTACTGTACACTTACCGGAACACACATCAGCTGTCAACTGTGAGAAAGAAGAACTTGATGAGGATGACTTAGAAACAGCAGATGACCTTAATGACGCTGCTGCTGCTACAAGGGAATCTAAAAACAGTTTGAACCAGTCTTTGCCTTTTGGGGGCACAGGTGCAACAGTTAAACCTTTGCCTAGCTATGAAAAACTAAAAGAAGAAACAGAACTATTAGGACTAAGAGTAAAGGAATTCTATAAAGGAAAATGCCTCTTGACTGAAGAAGCAACAACACAGGTGGAAGGAGCGGAGCATCCTAGCAGTGTTAAAGTAAGTATCCTGAAAAACTGGACTGTTTAGTTCTGTATGTTTATACAGTGCTTAAGTCAATGGGGCACTGACCTATATGGCCTCTAGGtgttaccacaatataaatgttgaTAATAATCTAATGGTAAAATTTCAGCATTGTCACCTTCTGTATGTCACTCTGAAGCTAGAATGTCTGAGTCCATgtgattagagagacaagatgggtgaggtaatatcttttattggaccaacttctgttggtgagagagacaagcttttgccaaacagagcttttcttcaggtctgggaaaggtactccaagtGTCACAATTAAttccaaggtggaacagattgtttggcataagtagttagcacatattctaaaggATCATTCAAGATAGAGTGGCCCATTaaaacctctgcagtcataggacaaaaagcaggGGTTAGTGTgtaacagattgttgtaataaaccgtaaatccagtgtctctgttcaatccatgttttttagtgtctaacagagttatgaatttaacctCCCAGGCTCATCAGcgtgaagcaatggaaacagttacaagcatggttgagagctctttttcTCTAGAATATCACCAGTTTCAGTCATCACTGGGATTTGCAGTCTGTTCCCATATGTACTGGTAAATGGAGACACATGACTTTAcaacttacacctgtgcaacagaACAGGCTTTCAGCtagtaataacaataattaaggATGGTCAGCTCCTGAGCAATTACCTAGGTTTTGGCTAGCTAAAATAATAAATTCTCATGTTCAGTTTCAACAGCTTCTTGTTAAGTTACAGAATGTCATGGACTAATCAGCTATTTAAGTGTGCTTTAACTTGGTATAAAGCACAGAAAGGAAGCACTGCTAAACTGAACTAATGTAAGAATGTTAAAGGTTAAATTAATTCTATCTGGCCATTGTGCAGATGCATAGAGGGAAGAAAGAATGGAAGGAGTCTTTTCCTCCACTCTACCTTTGTGGCCTCTGCACGAGGGCCAAACACAACCAACATCCCTGCTCTCAGAGTACTGGAGCAACTGCTTCCCTCTACATCTCCGTTGGAATCACAGAGACTTCCCAGCCTTTTAGATTTCAAATATTGCAAGGAACCATATAGCTTTGGGAACTTTTTCACTTTCTAGGCATTAAGTCATCATGTCACAGAGCTTTGCATCTCTTCCTGTCTGTCTTCTGATAGGAGGATTTATAGACACAAAGAGATGCAAAACTGTATGAGGTTTCACCTCTTCCAAGTCGAGTAGGCCAGCTCTAAACATCCAATTCCTTTTGTCTCAATCATATGGAGACAGTACTCTGGCTGACTAgactaggggctggtctacactgggggagggatcgatccaagatacgcaacttcagctacgcgaatagcgtagctgaagtcgaagtatcttggatcgaattacctggggtccacacggcgcgggatcgacggccgcggctcccccgtcaactgcgctaccgccgctcactctggtggagttccggagtcgacggtgagtgcgttcggggatcgatatatcgcgtcttaacgagacgcgatatatcgatcccagataaatcgattgctacccgctgatacggcgggtagtgaagacgtaccctaggtTACACATTTTGTGTTGTTGTATGTAGTTCTGGGTTTCTTTAAGTTTTAGGAAGTTTTCAATATGAGGAGTAATTTTGCAAAagcttatttttattaaataaagtaaCTGTAGTATGCTTAAAATGAAAGAAGACGTTATCTGGGCTCAGTTAGTATTACATAAGACTCCCCCTGAAAAGTTGTCATTAGTTTTTATGACACTCTCCATAATGGATtctgaagaaaggaaaaaaatagattaGTAATATaggtaggcctggcttgacatgggAATCTCAACAAGTAAGCAAATTGTAATTAAGGCCCGATTTAAATAACAGTTCAGTCCTTCAGGAGCTCATACAATTCCTAGCCACTCCTGTCCAACTACAATTTCCACTACCCTGAAGCCAGATCATTATTTCTAAAATCTAGCCTTTAGGTTTTGAATATTCTTTCCATTTAATGTATGTAAACACTTATTG
Above is a window of Emys orbicularis isolate rEmyOrb1 chromosome 8, rEmyOrb1.hap1, whole genome shotgun sequence DNA encoding:
- the RPAP2 gene encoding putative RNA polymerase II subunit B1 CTD phosphatase RPAP2, which codes for MMMAAAEQLRVGVKARSSRRRAGNKQSSILKNEDVAQRRAALEAAIRKKFEYEKKALRVVEQLLEEDITEEFLVNCGSFITPSHYKDAVEERFIIKLCGYPLCRNGLENVPKQKYRVSTKTNKVYDITERKSFCSSFCYRASKYFEAQIPKSPVWMREEERPPDIELLKEGQSIWPLGGKLAYSCKNNGQSGEEVKLHDEVIKVSDIENPKTSASQCDSASHGTYSDSSSDTEQEFVSSILPENRSNATSLVQLLHKKCILKKKPGQNINSTHRDGDHRVINVTEQLSECKLDIQEKKSSCSVTGISSDIIISENLKNPENYESRCNGSQVVLLGVSKEGAEQLKKILAKSKQHIKPEMSAPVDSLTATRNVLDVLKQTFIEWRTEETYKFLCGSSYATVHLPEHTSAVNCEKEELDEDDLETADDLNDAAAATRESKNSLNQSLPFGGTGATVKPLPSYEKLKEETELLGLRVKEFYKGKCLLTEEATTQVEGAEHPSSVKDDQQGDPILPLVDSHAQMQIRKQIVLEKLRKVLPAVLGPLQITLGDVYMELKNLVKTFRLTNINIIHKMPEWTLIAVVLLSALSQIIPVFANSQQSPVYTQYLSTLLEELHFNKEDLGSLTRIFRHDSMPE